A stretch of the Lactuca sativa cultivar Salinas chromosome 9, Lsat_Salinas_v11, whole genome shotgun sequence genome encodes the following:
- the LOC111878653 gene encoding transcription termination factor MTEF18, mitochondrial isoform X2 — MDTKNLKRSSFLRWVFVDLTGNRFISSTKSIRPNGSYHDTQNPRFYTTKAACKTKNGQNLNDLLPDDGNGGLWSRVACREAQDALLDYLHSTRSLQFVDAENISRNSPKFLGKLLKGVKNKENVGQFVTRYLRYHPINEFEPFFESMGLEPYEFSTFLPRNLMFLSDDNVLLENYHVFCQYGFAPNKIGKIYKEAKDVFRYNHGVLSSRLHDLQNIILDQSTVIKLVGLCPSLLIPDAIHDVLKVVKELKSSGIMNGWFIENLSEENSYDWRHILELLCLFKRLGCENEQLGRLVNQHPTLLLNNSGTTSVLIIGFLTKFGATKTNILSFFMKFPEIKGEECLYNLRRSYHFLLDIEMEVDNIAKLFCTHPYLLGSWSLKGVKTALNSLNSGKKRLCGIIMKNPQELKNLAIGTKVKPLPSSKDCTEEKTKFLLDLGFVEDSNEMKRALKRFRGRAGELQERFDCLVNMGFDRKDVVEMLKSSPQIVNQTKEVLEMKIGFLVNEMGYELTCLCGYPSSLSYAIETVKLRCMMYNWLKEQGVTNTMALSTILACSEKQFIKDKVNRHPKGIQVYEMLKTQIYSDCVI; from the exons ATGGATACCAAG AATCTTAAAAGATCATCTTTCCTCCGATGGGTATTTGTTGATTTGACTGGAAACCGCTTCATATCTTCAACAAAATCGATTCGCCCAAATGGGTCATACCATGATACCCAAAACCCTAGGTTTTATACCACAAAAGCCGCTTGTAAGACCAAAAACGGTCAAAATTTGAATGATTTGTTACCCGATGATGGAAATGGCGGTTTGTGGTCTCGTGTAGCTTGTCGAGAAGCTCAAGATGCTTTGTTAGATTACTTGCATTCCACTCGAAGCTTGCAGTTTGTGGATGCGGAAAATATCAGTCGTAATTCACCAAAATTTCTTGGAAAATTGTTAAAAGGGGTGAAGAATAAAGAAAATGTTGGGCAATTTGTTACTCGATACTTGAGATACCATCCAATTAACGAATTCGAACCCTTTTTTGAGAGCATGGGTTTGGAACCTTATGAATTCTCAACTTTTTTGCCTAGAAACTTGATGTTTCTAAGTGACGACAATGTGTTGCTAGAGAACTATCATGTATTTTGTCAATATGGATTTGCTCCCaataagataggaaagatttacAAGGAAGCCAAAGATGTTTTTAGATATAATCACGGGGTTTTATCATCACGTCTTCATGATCTTCAAAACATCATTCTTGATCAATCCACTGTTATCAAGCTAGTGGGTTTATGTCCTTCACTTTTGATTCCAGATGCAATTCATGATGTTCTTAAGGTTGTAAAGGAATTAAAGAGTTCTGGGATTATGAATGGTTGGTTTATCGAGAATTTATCAGAGGAAAATTCATACGATTGGAGACATATTCTTGAGCTTTTGTGCTTATTTAAAAGATTAGGCTGTGAAAACGAGCAATTAGGAAGATTAGTCAATCAACACCCGACCCTTTTATTGAATAACTCAGGAACTACATCCGTTTTAATTATCGGTTTCTTGACTAAATTTGGAGCTACAAAAACCAATATACTGTCGTTTTTTATGAAATTCCCTGAAATTAAGGGTGAAGAATGTCTTTACAATTTAAGGCGTTCATATCATTTCCTATTGGACATTGAAATGGAAGTTGACAACATTGCAAAGCTTTTTTGCACCCACCCGTATTTACTCGGGTCATGGTCTTTAAAGGGTGTGAAAACCGCTTTAAATTCCTTAAATTCAGGGAAAAAACGACTTTGTGGCATCATCATGAAAAACCCACAAGAATTAAAGAATTTAGCAATTGGAACAAAAGTGAAACCACTTCCCTCATCAAAAGATTGCACCGAAGAGAAAACAAAGTTTTTATTAGACTTAGGATTTGTGGAAGATTCAAATGAAATGAAGCGGGCCCTGAAGAGGTTTCGTGGGCGAGCTGGCGAGCTTCAAGAACGATTTGATTGTTTGGTCAACATGGGGTTTGACCGAAAAGATGTGGTGGAAATGCTTAAATCATCGCCTCAAATTGTAAACCAAACGAAAGAAGTTCTTGAAATGAAGATTGGGTTTTTGGTGAATGAGATGGGGTATGAGTTGACTTGTTTATGTGGGTACCCTTCTTCTTTGTCTTATGCTATTGAGACAGTTAAACTTAGGTGTATGATGTATAATTGGCTTAAAGAACAAGGGGTGACTAATACCATGGCTTTGAGCACAATTCTTGCTTGTTCAGAAAAACAATTTATTAAAGACAAAGTGAATCGACACCCCAAGGGGATTCAGGTTTATGAGATGTTGAAAACTCAAATTTATTCCGATTGTGTAATTTGA
- the LOC111878653 gene encoding transcription termination factor MTEF18, mitochondrial isoform X1 — MYHIQNLKRSSFLRWVFVDLTGNRFISSTKSIRPNGSYHDTQNPRFYTTKAACKTKNGQNLNDLLPDDGNGGLWSRVACREAQDALLDYLHSTRSLQFVDAENISRNSPKFLGKLLKGVKNKENVGQFVTRYLRYHPINEFEPFFESMGLEPYEFSTFLPRNLMFLSDDNVLLENYHVFCQYGFAPNKIGKIYKEAKDVFRYNHGVLSSRLHDLQNIILDQSTVIKLVGLCPSLLIPDAIHDVLKVVKELKSSGIMNGWFIENLSEENSYDWRHILELLCLFKRLGCENEQLGRLVNQHPTLLLNNSGTTSVLIIGFLTKFGATKTNILSFFMKFPEIKGEECLYNLRRSYHFLLDIEMEVDNIAKLFCTHPYLLGSWSLKGVKTALNSLNSGKKRLCGIIMKNPQELKNLAIGTKVKPLPSSKDCTEEKTKFLLDLGFVEDSNEMKRALKRFRGRAGELQERFDCLVNMGFDRKDVVEMLKSSPQIVNQTKEVLEMKIGFLVNEMGYELTCLCGYPSSLSYAIETVKLRCMMYNWLKEQGVTNTMALSTILACSEKQFIKDKVNRHPKGIQVYEMLKTQIYSDCVI, encoded by the coding sequence ATGTATCATATACAGAATCTTAAAAGATCATCTTTCCTCCGATGGGTATTTGTTGATTTGACTGGAAACCGCTTCATATCTTCAACAAAATCGATTCGCCCAAATGGGTCATACCATGATACCCAAAACCCTAGGTTTTATACCACAAAAGCCGCTTGTAAGACCAAAAACGGTCAAAATTTGAATGATTTGTTACCCGATGATGGAAATGGCGGTTTGTGGTCTCGTGTAGCTTGTCGAGAAGCTCAAGATGCTTTGTTAGATTACTTGCATTCCACTCGAAGCTTGCAGTTTGTGGATGCGGAAAATATCAGTCGTAATTCACCAAAATTTCTTGGAAAATTGTTAAAAGGGGTGAAGAATAAAGAAAATGTTGGGCAATTTGTTACTCGATACTTGAGATACCATCCAATTAACGAATTCGAACCCTTTTTTGAGAGCATGGGTTTGGAACCTTATGAATTCTCAACTTTTTTGCCTAGAAACTTGATGTTTCTAAGTGACGACAATGTGTTGCTAGAGAACTATCATGTATTTTGTCAATATGGATTTGCTCCCaataagataggaaagatttacAAGGAAGCCAAAGATGTTTTTAGATATAATCACGGGGTTTTATCATCACGTCTTCATGATCTTCAAAACATCATTCTTGATCAATCCACTGTTATCAAGCTAGTGGGTTTATGTCCTTCACTTTTGATTCCAGATGCAATTCATGATGTTCTTAAGGTTGTAAAGGAATTAAAGAGTTCTGGGATTATGAATGGTTGGTTTATCGAGAATTTATCAGAGGAAAATTCATACGATTGGAGACATATTCTTGAGCTTTTGTGCTTATTTAAAAGATTAGGCTGTGAAAACGAGCAATTAGGAAGATTAGTCAATCAACACCCGACCCTTTTATTGAATAACTCAGGAACTACATCCGTTTTAATTATCGGTTTCTTGACTAAATTTGGAGCTACAAAAACCAATATACTGTCGTTTTTTATGAAATTCCCTGAAATTAAGGGTGAAGAATGTCTTTACAATTTAAGGCGTTCATATCATTTCCTATTGGACATTGAAATGGAAGTTGACAACATTGCAAAGCTTTTTTGCACCCACCCGTATTTACTCGGGTCATGGTCTTTAAAGGGTGTGAAAACCGCTTTAAATTCCTTAAATTCAGGGAAAAAACGACTTTGTGGCATCATCATGAAAAACCCACAAGAATTAAAGAATTTAGCAATTGGAACAAAAGTGAAACCACTTCCCTCATCAAAAGATTGCACCGAAGAGAAAACAAAGTTTTTATTAGACTTAGGATTTGTGGAAGATTCAAATGAAATGAAGCGGGCCCTGAAGAGGTTTCGTGGGCGAGCTGGCGAGCTTCAAGAACGATTTGATTGTTTGGTCAACATGGGGTTTGACCGAAAAGATGTGGTGGAAATGCTTAAATCATCGCCTCAAATTGTAAACCAAACGAAAGAAGTTCTTGAAATGAAGATTGGGTTTTTGGTGAATGAGATGGGGTATGAGTTGACTTGTTTATGTGGGTACCCTTCTTCTTTGTCTTATGCTATTGAGACAGTTAAACTTAGGTGTATGATGTATAATTGGCTTAAAGAACAAGGGGTGACTAATACCATGGCTTTGAGCACAATTCTTGCTTGTTCAGAAAAACAATTTATTAAAGACAAAGTGAATCGACACCCCAAGGGGATTCAGGTTTATGAGATGTTGAAAACTCAAATTTATTCCGATTGTGTAATTTGA
- the LOC111878677 gene encoding UDP-glycosyltransferase 92A1, with translation MEAKLRRHVIMVPFMAKGHLLPFLELAHRILHHNANLTITIVNTPLNINYLRSTIANDPTPPPQIHLRSLPFNSSDHGLPSNSESTEGLTFTQIIKLFYASTTLEAPLREFISDVIVKEGTAPACIISDNFMGWANEVARSFGTVNYTFTTGGAYGTTAFCSICMNLPQRNIADGGTHDHFPVPGFPEFFQFSITQHHPYYRAADGKDEWSIYFLPQLSHCLQSNGWLCHTVEEIETTGCEALRNFTKLPLWCTGPLLPSKMLKTNSGMDTGSGVNVIGQPEKCIKWLDSHAQGSLLYVSFGSQNTLSEIQMMELAKGLEESKKPFIWVIRPPIGFDIKSEFKPEWLPLGFEDRIRNQGLLVHNWAPQLDILCHQSTGAFLSHCGWNSVMESLSQGVPLIGWPLAAEQGFNAKMLVEEMGVCVVLRTGVVESTIGKEEVKKVIEVVLDKNEDGKGNDMRKKASELRKLMHASVNGSSYKAMADFVSTFSSI, from the coding sequence ATGGAAGCTAAACTACGTAGACACGTAATCATGGTACCATTCATGGCGAAAGGTCATCTCCTACCCTTCTTAGAATTAGCTCATCGAATCCTCCATCACAACGCCAACCTCACCATCACCATCGTCAACACCCCTTTAAACATCAACTACCTCCGCTCCACCATCGCCAACGACCCCACTCCTCCCCCTCAAATCCACCTGAGATCTCTCCCCTTCAACAGCTCCGACCACGGCCTCCCTTCTAACTCTGAAAGCACCGAAGGCCTAACCTTCACCCAAATCATCAAACTTTTCTATGCCTCCACCACCCTCGAAGCTCCACTACGTGAGTTCATCTCCGATGTCATTGTAAAAGAAGGAACTGCTCCCGCTTGTATAATTTCTGATAATTTCATGGGTTGGGCTAATGAGGTAGCAAGATCTTTCGGAACTGTTAATTACACATTCACCACCGGCGGCGCTTATGGCACAACCGCATTTTGTTCCATTTGCATGAATCTTCCTCAACGGAATATTGCAGATGGAGGCACCCACGACCATTTTCCGGTGCCGGGGTTCCCGGAATTTTTTCAGTTTTCGATCACGCAGCATCATCCGTATTACAGAGCTGCTGATGGTAAAGATGAATGGTCAATATACTTCCTCCCTCAGCTCTCTCACTGTCTTCAATCCAACGGCTGGTTGTGTCATACAGTTGAAGAGATAGAAACCACAGGATGTGAAGCCTTGCGAAACTTCACAAAGCTCCCTCTTTGGTGTACTGGCCCACTCCTCCCatcaaaaatgttaaaaacaaacTCGGGTATGGATACGGGTTCGGGTGTTAATGTTATAGGTCAACCTGAAAAATGCATCAAATGGTTGGATTCGCATGCTCAAGGCTCATTGCTCTACGTTTCatttggatctcaaaacacaCTTAGTGAAATCCAAATGATGGAATTAGCAAAAGGGCTTGAAGAGAGCAAGAAGCCTTTTATTTGGGTGATTAGGCCTCCAATCGGGTTTGATATCAAAAGTGAGTTCAAACCCGAATGGTTGCCTTTGGGTTTTGAGGATAGAATTAGAAACCAAGGATTGTTGGTGCACAATTGGGCACCTCAATTGGATATACTATGCCACCAGTCAACCGGAGCTTTCTTGAGCCATTGTGGGTGGAACTCGGTGATGGAGAGTCTAAGCCAAGGGGTGCCATTGATCGGGTGGCCGTTGGCGGCAGAACAAGGGTTCAATGCAAAGATGTTGGTGGAGGAGATGGGTGTCTGTGTGGTGTTAAGGACAGGGGTGGTGGAGAGTACGATCGGGAAGGAGGAGGTGAAGAAGGTGATCGAGGTGGTGTTGGATAAAAATGAAGACGGAAAAGGGAATGACATGAGAAAGAAAGCAAGTGAATTAAGAAAATTGATGCATGCAAGTGTTAATGGTTCTTCTTACAAAGCAATGGCTGACTTTGTGTCAACCTTTTCTTCTATTTAA
- the LOC111878676 gene encoding uncharacterized protein LOC111878676, with translation MSAYSQELKNLSDQLANVDAPVTNDRLVLQLIAGLNDNYENIATLLQQYTPLPEFYSTRSKLIFEETRKANQHSAATALTANNTGATPPPVITIVPVHVQSHGGERRDPDKQNQTWNRGYSDHYGHGRNASRGGRGRGCGRNFSSYNYGYHNFHPQPWMNWTSPPIPYPTLPTNFPPHHGTPAGIHGTSPSQTYVASDYSYTPTNIEQAMHTMTLNPDQQWYLDSGATNHMFNTTGNISNYVNNSMQNHIVVGNGF, from the coding sequence ATGTCTGCATACTCTCAAGAACTCAAAAATCTCTCAGATCAACTTGCAAATGTTGATGCTCCTGTCACTAATGATCGGTTGGTTCTGCAACTCATAGCCGGTTTGAATGACAATTATGAAAATATTGCAACTCTCCTACAACAATATACACCACTCCCTGAATTCTATAGTACAAggtccaaattaatttttgaagaGACAAGAAAAGCCAACCAGCACTCAGCGGCCACAGCTCTTACCGCCAACAACACTGGTGCCACTCCACCTCCGGTCATCACTATTGTTCCTGTCCATGTACAATCACATGGTGGTGAACGAAGAGATCCTGATAAGCAAAATCAGACATGGAATCGTGGCTATTCTGATCACTATGGTCATGGACGCAACGCTAGCAGGGGTGGTCGGGGACGTGGTTGCGGACGTAATTTTTCTAGCTACAATTACGGGTACCACAACTTTCATCCACAACCTTGGATGAATTGGACTTCACCACCTATTCCATATCCAACTTTACCCACAAACTTCCCCCCACACCATGGCACACCAGCAGGGATCCACGGCACATCGCCTTCTCAAACATATGTCGCATCAGATTATTCATATACGCCTACCAACATTGAACAGGCAATGCACACAATGACTCTAAATCCGGACCAACAATGGTATCTTGACTCAGGAGCCACAAATCACATGTTCAACACTACAGGTAACATCTCAAATTATGTTAATAATAGCATGCAAAACCATATAGTTGTTGGTAACGGTTTCTAA